The following coding sequences are from one Rutidosis leptorrhynchoides isolate AG116_Rl617_1_P2 chromosome 11, CSIRO_AGI_Rlap_v1, whole genome shotgun sequence window:
- the LOC139875022 gene encoding uncharacterized protein translates to MYSGNPNAIFPYGLRAYFDSIYPNIGLHSLEKAANMQLKEACYVYGLVLFASHQIEKKNLGLQILNRTFPLVTDLVVEVRTKVFDLLRRCWVLRNPHPFDDITTSCTIKGHNGYFPLDIGWETILIKPECMSCFWSYELRVFTERFEFT, encoded by the coding sequence ATGTATTctggaaaccctaatgcaatttttccCTACGGGTTGAGGGCTTATTTCGATTCCATATACCCCAATATAGGGCTTCATTCATTAGAAAAAGCTGCAaatatgcaacttaaagaagcgtgTTATGTTTATGGTTTAGTCTTGTTTGCCTCACACCAAATAGAGAAAAAGAACCTCGGATTACAAATTCTCAATCGAACATTTCCACTAGTAACGGATTTAGTGGTAGAGGTGAGGACTAAGGTTTTTGATTTGTTACGACGTTGTTGGGTATTACGTAACCCCCATCCTTTCGACGACATCACAACGTCCTGTACTATCAagggccacaacggttattttccactggATATAGGTTGGGAAACAATACTAATTAAACCGGAATGTATGTCTTGTTTTTGGTCCTATGAGTTACGTGTTTTTACTGAACGGTTTGAGTTTACCTAG